AAGATCAAATTAAATATGTATTCTTGCATTGTATTACACAACTTACAACTTGAACTGAAAAATTACCGAGACTAAAAGTCAAGTTAAAATAGAGGGACAAAATTTTGCCAACCCAAATTAATAAACACTTTATCTAACTGAAACACCTGCATAAGTAAAATTTAGATGGTCACTAACTTCAATACTCTTGTATCCATTCGAGCATCGACGAGATTGAATTTAAGAGAAAAAACCCGAATTATCGAATGTGAAATTGGAGTTAAACTCCACTCCTCCAAACTGATAGTTTAGACCAATAGTTGGGGAGTTTGTAACTGAAGTTGCTGCTGAGATTATCTCATTAAGCTCATTACCTGAAGCTTGCAATGCCTGAAAATTCCCTCCAAAGTTGCTCATGTTTGACGGCGACACAGATAAGTTGTAATTCGAACCTGAAGTGGCAGGAGAACCAAATGAAGGCGAGGCTATGTTGTTCTCTCCAAGCATATAAAAATGCGACAAGCTATAGTTTTCGGAGGTGTTGTTAATGTTGTTGTTTGATGTTGAAGGGAAGTAGAATGATGTGGGAATATGAGTTTGATCATGAGAATCTAAGTCCTCGGTTATTACTTTAAGGTCATTTTTGAAGTTCAATAGCACCTCTTGTGAGTTTTGTTGATGATTCTGTAGTTGATGATCATGAACATTTGCGGCTAGACTTGTGGATGGATTCGATCTTTCAAGCGGAGGTGGGGAAGAATTTGAAGATTGATCAGTACAAGTGTGCCTTCCTCGATATGTAATTTCGAACAGTGTTGGATCGTTATCAGATCTTTGAACTTGTTTTGTAGCTAAACAACCTTGTGCATGTCGATGAGTACATCTATAGTATCCCCTATATAATTAAAAAAGAGTCTATAAGATCGTTGTAATTAATGGATCATAACAGGTGAAAATTTTACATAATATAGTAATATTTGTACCTAGGATGTTTGGCTCCAAGAATGTCTTTTTGTCCATACTTTCTCCAATTATATTTATCATCAAGTGATCCTTCTATTCCTGTCCCCGGTTGAACTTTCACTCTCTTTGTCCAACGGGGCATAGCTTTACTGTAACACGATTACCAGTTCGTATAAGAAAATCCTAACAAAACATGACTAACTACATGTACTTAGCCGCCCAAGCCAACTCCATTACTATGATGAGTCGGACAACAAATCCATGTAGGTTTTGACTTACTCAAAAACCAACAATATCATACTAACGCGGAGTTAAGAAGTGTTGTGTGACTCAACACTACGAATGAGATGTGTGTGGGTGACTAGTGTGTAAATATTATAGTATGTACCGTTTTCTGGAGGCATCTGATTTGCTATCTGAACTTCGAAAATCCTGATCAGAATCTTCGCTATGAGGACTTCCGCTAAAAGAAGTCGGAGATTCAGTAACTCGAACTTCTCGACCACCTGCAACACGTTCATATCCGGTAATAATACTTATACCAGAATTTAACATGCTAAGGATCTTGTCAAACGAAACTATGATCTTATGCGCTAAGTACTCTCGAGTTTCATGAGCTGAAGTTGGAGCATTGAGATGAATCTGAAGCTGTTTCGCCAGCTCCTTCCCTTGCCTCACCTGATTTATCAGATCTTTTGTCTCAAATTGTTGATAAGCCTGCTCCATCTTATACTATATAGCTAACTAGTCTGTCTTTTGTTCAACTCCTATATATATTGCATATAGATTTAGGTACAGACAAATATGGGAAAGTAGGCTGAAACAGAAGGTGAGAATCTCATGTGTTTCTTGGGATCATGTAATTGGAAATGAAATGGCAGTTTGAATTTGTTATGTAGTGAGTTTTGGTGTACTACTTATATATATGCAAAGAGGGAGAGTTGTTTTTGACAGATGGATACAAGTGAAATCTTTAGTTTTATACATATAACTATACTACACCTCTACAAATGACATGAATCTCTAGATCCTGTGAACCGGAAACTTTGACTGTACTATTTAAATAAACacacaaatatatttattttatctttATATAGTGTATTTAATATCtatttttggatttatttttacctgtgtttttattatattttaaataaaattgatATTATAAATTCAAATTACATTATAGGGGCATATGATGAGTTCTCGGTGCATTTTTCTCGTTCTCCGAGATAGGGTCGGAACGGATACatattcaaatttaaatttaGCTCTTTAAAATGAATATATTTaatcatatatataaataaaacGAGCGAATTCGAATCTTAtcttataatttaaataaatatcgAGTTGAGATTCACCATTATAATATTCAGTCATATTGATATAGAgtagttcaagtaatattaaggtatttgaatatatatatatatatatatatttaagaaaTTCGATTTAAATGTATAAATTAtgtttataatatatataatatataatacacatatattaaaataatattatataaaatgaTCACATTTCAGTTTTGTAATTATTAATTCGAGtattttcttttaaatttttaGTACTTTTTAAACGAATTCGAATCTAAATATATAAAAACGAGTAATTAAGCCTTTAATCAAGTCGAATCACATCAAATACAAATATTCATATTCAAATTCGAGTAGAATATCAGTTAAGtgtaaaatttttataatttgaatCCAGATTGAAttgaaataattatttataaatccGAGCTAAATTTTACCATACTATTATTAGCAAATATTCAACTGTTTTCACCCTACTTGCGAGATGCATGAGGTGTGTCTTTAAGTTATTAAAGCATTTCTATCTTTAGCattttaataattaagtaatttataTTATGATAGATCTAATTATAGGTTATGATCGACTTGTGTCAAAACCAAAGCCGTTTATAAAGAAAATTTTGATAAGGAGGATGaataagtaattaaattaaagttaatataaattaagttaTTCTCTGTAAGCTGataactaaaataaaaaaatgttcTTCAAACTTAGTCATAGGTCATGAGAAACGTAGTTAAGATGCAAGGAAGTCCAATTGCTGACCGGTTCTTCTTCTCCTCCTTATTAACATTACTTTTCAAATTTAAGCACTTTTTATTGTCAAAAGTGTAGGGAAGGTAGTCAACGATTAAGAGAGTTCAAAGAAACGGAGAAGAAGGCCATGAATCTTCAAACCTCGTTCCGCGTAGTTGCAACTATAAATATACATTACCCTCCATTTTATATTACGTATATTTTAAGTACATCCACGTAGGTGAAAGTGTTGACGTGGGGCATGAGGTGTCCTTTGTACCTAGCTGACGTTGATAGTGATAGATCCTCCCTTCAACTATGATTAAGGTGTCAATTATAGCCGTTTGATGAGTTAATTTAATGGTTGGTACACCGTATGGTCAAACTATAGCTTTATCATCCTAATCTAGGAGTAATCTTTTACTATTACCCAATGCACATGTTCATTTTTGGACGCGCTAATGGCTTAATTAATTAATGAAGTCCTAATAGACTTTACTCAATCAATTATTACGAGATTATTTCATGTCATTTATTAGGTTTTCTAGGTTGACAGCGTGCGTGCGAGCGATTATGGTGCTCAAGTAGAAAGATTTCAACTATGGAACTTATGTGAGATGATTTCCTAGTTCGTGAAAAAAGGTTACATGAATTATGTATATCAGACTTTTTTATTGTAATCTAGTATTGTTAGGAATGTGTTGTAGGTTTgataatattttatgaaaacattttaatagatttatttaaGTAAGTTTGTAACTTTTAACGGATTATCTTatttgtcatccgttgaaagagtaacTTATATTTTAATAAGTTTTTGCAGCACATTCCTGTATACTGTAATGTCTTGAAAGATTAAAAGTTGTATGATATTTTAAGTCATGTGGACTTCTAGTATGAAATGCAAAATatgttgactaattgtaaatattacatgccttgtaattttgcataaatgaaattgagtcaactgtTATGAAAAtactatcaacagatgtttctACAAGGTTTCGACCGATGACCCAAGTTCCaatcaacggatgatccaatagagtctcgacggatgatccaacagagtatcgacggataacaaattcaaataggagttgatagtgacttgacagtcacatgagttgattgtatacaaaaggaatgtggcagcctgtaatcaggattatgaagatcCGAAAGCATTTTCATTTCTATGCTAatttgaagaaatacaaagatgctagATGGAGAAATTAAGAAACGCGTGATTATACTTAGACAtgtttgttttattagtttgtctttttcacatgtagcttgtaatatataaaccaagagtagtaAGTAGAAAAATATCGATTGAAAGAACTAAGAAATAGATAAGGCACAATCTGTTAAGAATTCCTTAGTTCTCTCTCTGTAaatttacttgtaagcagctgtgtgctctTTGCATCACAAAGATCTtttacatttatatatatctctggtggaaacaacaatccaccagaaaatttttaaacatccttatttatttactttgtgttttgaatacttaaatatttcttatccgcacttagcatattcatatacagttatatttatatttgcaagaaattttaaagattgaaaaagaaaccaaaaattacattcaaccccccttctgtaattctacttgatagattgtttgggaataacaattggtatcagagcaagctcttgacacactaagagtttaaagatcaaaacaactaacaacatgatcaggaaggatgttggagtgaatatccctttcttggataaagacaactatcatcattggaaggtgaaaatgcacctgcatcttctctctcaagatgaaagatatgttgactgcattgagaaaggtcctcgTGTTTCTCGAAGAGCTTCTACAGACACAGAAGGAGCTGTAGGCAATGAACAAAGTATTCCAATGACACAATCAGAATagacagatgaagacattgagcaagagcacaaagataaaaaggctatgaacattatgtttaatggtattaatggagatatgtttgacaatgtaaTTGTAAATctgctaaagaaatttgggatatacttcaaatcatatgtgatggaactgaacaagtgagggaaagCAAAATGCAACTTCTaattcaacagtatgagcacttttattgtgaagacagtgaatctTTAAGTGACACCTTTAGTAGAtctcaaaaactactaaatgcactgaaactgcatggaagagtctatcagacaagagattcaaacttgaaattccttagatctctaccaaaagaatggaaatctatgactgtctctctcaggaattctcaagattacaagaagtttactttggagagactgtatggcattctaaaaacttatgagcttgagttgGAATAAGATGAGCATATAGAGAAAGGAATGAAGCAGGGATGATCTATATCTTTGGTGGCTGAACAAGAGAGAgggaaagagatgaaggttgaagctgtggaatctacaccaaactctagggtttgtgaAGACAAAGGAAAAAGGCTAATGGCTGAGCATGAAGATCATCTAAGTCAAGATAAAATGGAAGatatagatgaacatctagcttttcTGTCAAtaaggtttgccaagctcaaattcaaaaagaattttggagcagacaagccaaatagaaacatggtgtataaatccaaattcaagtgttttaAATATGGCATGAGTGGTCGTTTTGAAAATGAATGCAGGAGGCCTAATCccgagaaaaagaaatttgagcaagttgactataagaagaaatactttgaattgctcaagCAGAAAAAAAGGGCTTTCTTGACTCAAGAAATTGACTGGGTAGCAGAtagggaagatgaagatgaagaaccaagctatgtcacatagccctgatggccaaatcagatgaagcagaagtcagttattcaagcaatcaggtaatcactactaatctagtACATCTTTCTAAAGATGtgtgtaatgatgctataaatgacatgtcaacagaattatatcacttgcgtgttacacttaaatctctcattaagaaaaacacaaaaattaaggaaaataatttgtctttaagtgaaagaaatactgtgttagaaactcaatttgttgagtttgagaaactgaaaatagagtgtagaattgctaaggaggaactgactgaatctttaaagaaagaggagattttaagaaagcatcTTGAAtgagagcaagaggtaatcaaagcttggaagtcatcaagagatgtacatacccaaattgctaaagttcaaggtatataatcattctgtgaagaagcctgaaaaaagagcaaggagaaactggaCTCTGGTTTGATATAAAGGAATTTCAAAGAATGTGGATTCAACGGAAaatgaagattatccgtcgaatgataaaaggAATTATCCGTCGAAGGACAAAAAACCACATCCGTCGAATGAAAGAAAACCAATTAGCAAAGctaaattatccaaaattaatgagaaatatggatcagtttccaagaattttgtcacaggtgaatcaagtcaagttaaggAAAATAAAAGAGTTAATGTGGAggcatctgtcaatgaagcaactgagtgacagattggagaaaattgaggtcaagACAGATTCCAAAAGGAAAAAtaacaggaatgggaaagtaggaattaacaaatataacaactacataCTTGATAAATAtacaccaagaaaaatctgtgttaagtgtggtagtgttaatcacttgtctgttaattgcaaatctgctatgcctgcacccatgtctgcacctccctcatttcccaacatgcccaCAATGCTTATGAATGTTGtgcctgcacaaaatttgaatgcacaatttgttaatatgccatttgcacaaaatccttactatgatGCATTcggtatgcctcaaatgccattttacatgctgttagggcgaaaacacgcgctaaaattatacgcaagtatacgcgttcacaagtagtataagatataaatcagattcgtacccacagagactctttttagttaacaGCATgttaaatgccatttagcatgttgttagggcgaaaatacgcgctaaaattacacgcaagtatacgcgttcacaagtagtataagatataaatcagattcgtacccacagaaactctttttagttaacttaagattatgcacctatgtaACAATGGTATGgatatcgctcaatgctaagacaataacaagttgagatatttataactaagattaaactagCATACAATTAACTAAGgataaaagtgattgaattaactatatatcagacaaacatgggattctaactttattaaatacttcattcaaagtcattgttcttaaccttagcatgcaatgatgatgataactaatcagataacacgaaactagtaaatgccaactttcgttgtatggatacccctactaccagacatccacaaaagagatgttgaatagacatcaattatattgagaccctatatgtctatagaatttgacaacataaaggtttaatgaacaagttatctatcgtgattacatagggcaagtaagatggttaaaattacctacaaatcatgcataataaatacatgaacctatgctagcatggcaagttctaaacctctatattcactttctctttgatagagattaacatgctattttatatgttagctatgcacacaagacgaataagcacaaccaatactaggatatcaatcaatcaccacacaccaagatattgaaataaattaactatagaaatcaataaataaatccgtttgaaccccatgacaacgattagttcataatcgaactcatcgtcaccgtgggttccaatgaaaatatggtataaaaactaggtttttataaactgaataataataacaaagtacgttaacaagagtattaggttcaaacaccaaagaaaacaagcatccaagattacaacttaagtaaaaaatcacaagtaaaaacaagatcttcttctccttcgttgtattatgctattaggtcttcttgctGCTCTCTCCTTGCTCTTCTAtatgaaaaacgtctttttatcTTTTTGTATATACCCCagattgaagggtttttagcacataaacgcagcgaaaatgtatatttaaatcttaaaaaaaaccgaaaccctccgcaggatccatgcgaaaaataatatttaattcgtagtttagtatgtttaccttaagaagctttacgttaatggaaagatggaggtctttaatggcgatccaaaaacgatcAACGGAgttccttagcagctgctcctcaagtgtgaagcactccaccggtatccaccaagaaaacgatgtaatgaaggaggaggagatggagagaattagggttttgtaaatctttttggttgatgcaaaaatagggtctatattagtatatttataggcaaaattttcagccgaaaattttcccataaaatattattattattaaccctttattattctcactaataattaaaacaccttttaattattaatcctttttctaaactctttagaaataattctctcacttgatttaatttccaaaaattaaattcttaattaataatattaagaaccttttcttaattaatttataataaattaaatcacatttaatcaattattaaatttgccaattaattatttatttcataaataaataattatcagccattattaattaattcctccaccattaaatcattctcttttatggtgtgaccctgtaggttcaatattaagtcagtagtagaaataaataataataaaactattttatcattatttatataaattctctaattcattaaatatgattaattaattaatcatatttattctacatcgtgactcgtgagggatacttcttagcatatcaagactatccggataatacgaattcactgcttagaataccaagaacctattcagtgagtagttaccgtacaatcaattccttctaccctgcaatgtcacgattaaatacaaagcatggaacttgtgtcaagcctatcttatttaatcacttgctttcccattcaatatgcttagttctatttaatgtaaattagaaactcctttctaatttcattcactctggccagagattcctgaactagcataagtggatcagcattgaacattctcttccttcactggaaggggtagatcctttattgatcatacactatcttcgtgtacaaattcctatacccagtagagcccttataattgtcccttgagactaagaactaaaccaaagcatagttcagtgtacacaagatgactatgatgacctcaagtctaaggatacttgtacaactatcactatgtgaacaactgctgatacgtgagtgaactctatcagttgtttagctgtgtgagtcatgttcagtgaacttattctataataagcacctatatactagctatagtgtcaccacacaaatatctatgagaacagacatccttcataatgaagcaagcatagcatgtaccgatctttgcggattatttttaccagttagtaatcctacgaccaggaactatttaagtttagagttatcatcttttaggtctcattattatgatctcatcacaatccataaaaagctttactctaaactgtggtatatcttatttaaacatttaaatagatagagcccgcaataaaaacaaaacaagtcttttattaatatcaatgaaatcaaaacagattacataaaagttattcctaaatcctcatacatgattggacttaggacatatctctttcaatctcccacttgtactaaagccaatcactctggtatctaatacccatcttgtctttatgacgatcaaagtgactccgagaaagtggctttgtgagtgggtctgctacgttgttatgtgtgtcaactctctcgacgttgacatctcctctttcaacaatctccctaatcatatgaaagcgccgcaggacatgtttggaatttctatgagacctaggttccttggcttgtgctattgctgcgttgttatca
The sequence above is drawn from the Apium graveolens cultivar Ventura chromosome 2, ASM990537v1, whole genome shotgun sequence genome and encodes:
- the LOC141708260 gene encoding putative WRKY transcription factor 30; the encoded protein is MEQAYQQFETKDLINQVRQGKELAKQLQIHLNAPTSAHETREYLAHKIIVSFDKILSMLNSGISIITGYERVAGGREVRVTESPTSFSGSPHSEDSDQDFRSSDSKSDASRKRKAMPRWTKRVKVQPGTGIEGSLDDKYNWRKYGQKDILGAKHPRGYYRCTHRHAQGCLATKQVQRSDNDPTLFEITYRGRHTCTDQSSNSSPPPLERSNPSTSLAANVHDHQLQNHQQNSQEVLLNFKNDLKVITEDLDSHDQTHIPTSFYFPSTSNNNINNTSENYSLSHFYMLGENNIASPSFGSPATSGSNYNLSVSPSNMSNFGGNFQALQASGNELNEIISAATSVTNSPTIGLNYQFGGVEFNSNFTFDNSGFFS